One Rosa chinensis cultivar Old Blush chromosome 5, RchiOBHm-V2, whole genome shotgun sequence genomic region harbors:
- the LOC112163979 gene encoding uncharacterized protein LOC112163979, with product MYSHMEGASWACAGGCAETKNRLQALPQLTLHVLINSVYTSSLTSSGKLLWRLVFCNLLWCLWVERNKLRFDGISFHFQRLKQFFILALRDFAALYFKPGIAFQSTLPIFIILGLSPLSTRAPIFIPVHWKRPPAPWLKVNTDGSFQDENHAGFGGVFRYCNGSFKGAYCSKALAKSVIEVELLAVIEAIQIAKARQWNNLWLETDSALVIHYFNSPLLIPWNLRVAWLNCLQTVKHFNFRISHVYREGNGVADRLASYGASHVGNIWWEALPDFIADIYGGDLISSVFYRVS from the exons ATGTATTCTCACATGGAAGGTGCTTCTTGGGCGTGTGCTGGTGGATGTGCAGAGACAAAGAACAG GCTTCAAGCTCTACCGCAGTTGACATTGCATGTTTTGATCAACTCAGTTTACACTAGTAGCCTTACAAGTTCTGGTAAGTTGCTTTGGCGATTGGTTTTCTGCAATTTGTTATGGTGCTTGTGGGTGGAAAGAAACAAGTTGAGATTTGATGGGATAAGTTTTCATTTCCAACGACTAAAACAGTTCTTCATCTTGGCTTTAAGAGATTTTGCTGCTCTCTATTTTAAGCCCGGGATAGCATTCCAGTCTACTCTCCCCATTTTTATTATTCTTGGGTTGTCACCTTTAAGTACACGGGCTCCCATTTTCATTCCAGTACATTGGAAACGTCCCCCAGCACCTTGGTTAAAGGTTAACACGGATGGGTCGTTTCAAGATGAAAACCATGCAGGCTTTGGTGGTGTTTTTAGATATTGCAATGGTTCTTTTAAGGGAGCTTACTGCTCAAAGGCTCTAGCCAAGAGTGTTATTGAGGTAGAGTTGCTGGCCGTAATTGAAGCCATACAGATTGCCAAAGCTCGTCAGTGGAATAATCTCTGGTTGGAGACAGACTCTGCACTTGTAATCCATTATTTTAACTCACCTCTTTTGATCCCTTGGAATTTACGTGTGGCCTGGTTGAATTGCTTGCAAACGGTAAAGCACTTCAACTTTAGAATTTCGCATGTTTATAGAGAAGGAAATGGCGTAGCAGACAGGTTGGCATCATATGGAGCAAGTCATGTGGGTAATATTTGGTGGGAGGCTCTTCCAGATTTTATTGCTGATATTTATGGTGGTGATCTTATTTCTTCAGTATTCTATCGTGTTTCTTAG
- the LOC112202091 gene encoding scarecrow-like protein 14, with amino-acid sequence MDPRFSEFPNFNDHTLLPDMLNEYPSSDPSQDLSFVDPNPINSSSSFSPEGDDGEFSDSVLKYINQVLIKEDIESKPSMFHDPLALQATVESLHEVIGGGKCPTSQDLNPLCVDQDVYGNGNGMVGSYRSELMVPDVLSKNELLLQFNPGAEEGSKFLPRGQLISAEGNKPYAVADRKAGDVVVTTQKNGSEHFRVGSRGKKNHQREDIDLEDGRSNKQSAVYMDGEEGELSDIFDKVLLSKPIKSKDDQVSQNGANNSLQQDGLSVGIGNGKVCGKNQGNKKEVIDLRALLISCAEAVSVDDRETAGELLKQIMQHSSPFGDCTQRLAHCFANALEARLAGTGTQIYTALTTKRMSAADSLKFYQAYIAVCPFMKLLMIFANDMILKAAEKAETLHIIDFGIRYGFQWPALIHCLSRRPGGPPKLRITGLEFPSSGFRPEEGVQETGHRLAKYCRRFNVHFEYHGIAKKWETLQVDDLKVQRNEVLAVNCLNRFKNLLDETVVVNSPRDTVLNLIRNLNPDVFVQSVVNGSHHAPFFVPRFREALFHFSALFDMLDTNLPREDQMRLGFEKEFIGREVVNIVACEGFHRIVRPETYKQWQIRNMRAGFRQLPLDREVMNKIKDKVKMGYHPSFVVDEDGRWLLHEWKGRIMYASACWAPSRT; translated from the coding sequence ATGGATCCACGTTTCTCTGAATTTCCCAATTTCAATGATCACACCCTTTTGCCTGATATGTTGAATGAGTACCCAAGTAGTGATCCTTCTCAAGATCTTAGCTTTGTGGACCCAAATCCCATTAACTCTTCATCAAGCTTTAGCCCTGAGGGAGATGATGGTGAGTTTTCTGACAGTGTACTCAAGTACATAAACCAGGTGCTTATTAAGGAGGACATTGAATCAAAACCCTCTATGTTCCATGACCCTTTGGCTCTTCAAGCCACTGTGGAGTCTCTTCATGAGGTTATTGGAGGAGGGAAGTGCCCAACATCCCAAGACCTAAACCCTCTTTGTGTTGATCAAGATGTGTATGGAAATGGAAATGGGATGGTGGGTTCTTATAGGAGTGAGCTAATGGTTCCTGATGTGCTTAGTAAGAATGAATTGTTATTGCAATTTAACCCAGGGGCAGAGGAGGGTAGTAAGTTTCTTCCTAGAGGTCAATTGATTAGCGCGGAGGGCAACAAGCCGTATGCTGTGGCGGATAGAAAGGCTGGAGATGTGGTAGTTACGACCCAGAAGAATGGGAGTGAGCATTTTCGTGTTGGTTCTAGAGGAAAGAAAAATCATCAAAGGGAAGATATAGATTTGGAGGATGGGAGGAGTAACAAGCAATCGGCAGTTTATATGGATGGTGAGGAGGGTGAGCTGTCTGATATTTTTGACAAGGTGTTGCTCTCCAAGCCTATCAAGAGTAAAGACGATCAAGTCAGTCAGAATGGAGCAAACAATAGCCTGCAGCAGGATGGGCTATCTGTTGGAATTGGTAATGGGAAGGTTTGCGGCAAGAATCAAGGCAACAAGAAGGAAGTGATAGATTTGAGGGCTCTTCTGATTTCATGTGCAGAAGCTGTATCTGTTGATGACCGCGAGACTGCTGGTGAGCTACTAAAGCAGATTATGCAGCACTCTTCCCCATTTGGTGATTGTACTCAGAGGTTGGCTCATTGCTTTGCAAATGCTCTTGAAGCGCGGTTGGCTGGCACAGGAACTCAAATATATACTGCTTTAACTACTAAACGAATGTCAGCTGCTGATTCGCTGAAGTTTTACCAAGCTTATATTGCAGTCTGCCCGTTCATGAAGTTGTTGATGATCTTTGCAAACGATATGATTTTAAAAGCTGCTGAGAAAGCAGAAACACTACATATAATAGATTTTGGTATCCGTTATGGTTTTCAATGGCCTGCTCTCATTCATTGCCTCTCAAGAAGACCTGGTGGACCTCCCAAATTACGCATTACAGGGTTAGAGTTTCCCTCAAGTGGTTTTCGACCAGAAGAAGGAGTCCAAGAGACAGGGCATCGCTTGGCAAAGTATTGTAGGCGATTTAATGTTCATTTTGAGTACCATGGCATAGCCAAAAAATGGGAAACTCTCCAAGTTGATGACCTTAAAGTTCAAAGAAATGAGGTGCTTGCTGTTAATTGTCTCAACCGATTCAAGAACCTCCTTGATGAGACTGTTGTGGTAAACAGTCCAAGGGATACTGTTCTAAATTTAATTAGGAATTTGAATCCTGATGTCTTTGTCCAAAGTGTTGTTAATGGATCCCATCATGCACCCTTCTTTGTTCCACGCTTCCGAGAGGCACTATTCCACTTCTCTGCATTGTTTGATATGTTGGATACCAATTTGCCTCGTGAAGATCAGATGAGATTGGGGTTTGAGAAAGAGTTTATTGGACGTGAAGTTGTGAATATAGTAGCTTGTGAGGGCTTTCATAGAATTGTTAGGCCAGAAACATACAAGCAGTGGCAGATTCGAAACATGAGGGCTGGGTTCAGACAGCTGCCATTGGACCGTGAAGTCATGAACAAAATAAAGGATAAGGTAAAAATGGGGTACCACCCTTCTTTTGTGGTTGATGAAGATGGCCGCTGGCTGCTGCATGAATGGAAGGGCAGAATTATGTATGCTTCTGCCTGTTGGGCACCATCTAGGACTTGA
- the LOC112163980 gene encoding uncharacterized protein LOC112163980 translates to MLLSPTPSFDSDSAPIVQELTDVNSAQANYAETSFSKEEGEFTPVLSKKAKKQLKYVDKAEKSKGKLQVKVHVRALVQKGAKHLPVYAQTTIAGRRLLWQDLRLIAATLVHGPWLVFGDFNCVIGAHEKRGGIPPSLTSCLNFQDICSDYALMDIPTRGLSYTWTDRRIYVRLDRALGNVEWLEAWESLEYRALAKAFSDHCPLLVTCSDLPLLRSLLSTLEACGCSMKEQTKIGLEEIQQLISVKGPSVERLSQESAAHARYQEALNIQAIFWKEKSRLRWLVDGDRNTAFLHNMVKVRRLKQSISSLRVGRQILRQQLDIENHAVQHFSSTFSHDNKIIDTGLVERVIPRMVTDEENAALLALPLGEEIKATVFSMDGSSAPGPDGFSGAFYQSCWDVVSSDVISMVKTYLSVLINGQSGGFFTCSRGVRQGDQLSPLLFGLAEEVLSRGITRLAVEGKLTTIAAPRSVKPPTHVLFADDVMVFLQGNSRSIRALMKFMVEYARNSGHVVNKAKSSVYLGKFSRPREIVIQHLLGIREGKLPFTYLRVPIFQGRPKQRHLQHIVDKIRCKLTSWKGGLGVKNIFSLNQALLLKRCWEVAEGSSTSTIFLKDRFLKAGLHPKLSSLKSSIWLGLKKQWNVILQKARWLIGNGLKVNFWTDNWMGRPLIDFCYIDASLRSSLREKVSDFIVDHQWVIPQVFTQLFPLMAHRIRDISLPFEPLEDQLVWLEVSSGKLTARDAYEAIRLHHPLPE, encoded by the exons atgctcctatcacctacACCTTCATTTGATTCCGACAGTGCTCCCATTGTTCAAGAGTTAACAGATGTCAACTCAGCCCAAGCTAACTATGCAGAGACATCATTCAGTAAAGAAGAAGGGGAATTCACCCCAGTTCTGTCCAAAAAAGCTAAGAAGCAGCTTAAATATGTTGACAAAGCTGAGAAGTCAAAAGGGAAACTTCAAGTGAAAGTGCATGTGCGTGCCCTAGTTCAAAAGGGGGCAAAGCACCTAC CTGTCTATGCACAAACTACCATAGCTGGCAGAAGATTATTGTGGCAAGATTTAAGGCTAATAGCAGCAACTCTGGTTCATGGCCCTTGGTTGGTTTTTGGTGActtcaattgtgtaattggtGCGCATGAAAAGCGTGGGGGGATTCCTCCAAGTCTCACTTCTTGCCTCAACTTTCAAGATATATGTTCGGATTATGCTTTGATGGATATCCCTACACGAGGTCTCTCCTACACTTGGACAGATAGAAGAATTTATGTGAGGTTGGACAGAGCTTTGGGTAATGTTGAATGGTTGGAAGCTTGGGAATCCTTGGAATATCGTGCGCTGGCCAAAGCCTTCTCTGATCATTGTCCGTTATTGGTTACTTGCTCTGACTTACCTTTACTCCGAAGTCTCCTTTCAACTTTAGAAGCATGTGGCTGCAGCATGAAAG AGCAAACCAAGATTGGTCTTGAAGAAATACAACAACTCATTTCTGTCAAAGGACCTTCGGTGGAGAGATTGAGTCAAGAATCAGCAGCCCATGCACGATATCAGGAGGCTCTTAATATTCAAGCTATCTTCTGGAAGGAAAAGTCAAGACTACGCTGGTTAGTTGATGGTGATCGTAACACAGCCTTTCTGCACAACATGGTCAAGGTAAGAAGGCTTAAACAATCTATTTCCTCTTTGCGTGTTGGTCGTCAAATTCTTCGGCAACAATTAGACATTGAGAATCATGCAGTGCAACATTTTTCTTCCACCTTTTCTCATGACAACAAAATCATTGACACGGGGCTGGTAGAACGTGTAATTCCAAGGATGGTAACAGATGAAGAGAATGCAGCGTTATTAGCGTTGCCTTTAGGGGAGGAAATAAAAGCAACAGTTTTCTCAATGGATGGTTCAAGTGCCCCAGGGCCGGATGGTTTTAGTGGTGCATTCTACCAGTCTTGCTGGGATGTGGTCTCTTCTGACGTGATATCCATGGTTAAAA CCTATCTATCGGTGCTAATAAATGGTCAATCTGGGGGTTTTTTCACCTGTTCGAGGGGTGTCCGACAGGGTGATCAGCTGTCCCCTCTTCTTTTTGGCTTGGCTGAAGAGGTGTTGAGTAGGGGGATTACAAGGTTGGCTGTTGAAGGAAAATTGACTACAATCGCAGCCCCACGTTCAGTCAAGCCTCCCACTCATGTACTTTTTGCGGATGATGTAATGGTTTTCTTGCAAGGAAACTCTAGGAGTATTCGAGCTTTAATGAAGTTCATGGTGGAATATGCTCGCAATTCAGGTCATGTGGTTAACAAAGCAAAGTCTTCTGTTTACTTGGGGAAATTTTCGAGACCTAGAGAAATAGTTATTCAACACCTTCTTGGCATAAGGGAGGGGAAGTTGCCTTTCACTTATCTCAGGGTGCCAATATTTCAAGGGAGACCAAAGCAGCGACACTTGCAACATATTGTTgacaaaattcgatgcaaactCACTTCATGGAAAG GTGGTCTTGgtgtgaaaaatatattctctCTAAATCAGGCCTTGCTtttgaagaggtgttgggaggtGGCAGAGGGCTCTTCTACGTCTACCATTTTCCTTAAAGATAGATTCCTAAAGGCAGGTCTACATCCCAAGCTTTCTTCCCTGAAATCTTCTATTTGGTTGGGTCTCAAGAAGCAATGGAATGTTATTTTGCAAAAGGCGAGATGGTTGATTGGCAATGGGTTGAAAGTGAATTTTTGGACAGACAATTGGATGGGCAGGCCTCTCATTGACTTCTGTTACATTGATGCCTCCCTACGGTCATCACTTAGGGAAAAGGTTAGCGATTTCATTGTGGATCATCAATGGGTTATACCTCAAGTTTTCACACAATTATTTCCGTTAATGGCACACCGAATTAGAGACATCAGCTTACCTTTTGAGCCACTTGAGGATCAATTAGTTTGGCTGGAGGTCTCTTCAGGTAAGTTGACTGCAAGGGATGCTTATGAGGCTATTAGACTACACCACCCGCTCCCAGAGTAG
- the LOC112163982 gene encoding uncharacterized protein LOC112163982, giving the protein MVLGENFKACWSMVSRDVIAVVCNFFELAFIPPHFNSNRTILIPKKLEAESISDYRPIALANFFFMVITKILANRLGLVASRIVSPNQSAFIRGPKILQLNLILPRPLILLIGASFYGFSELLASTQEEVLRRGISQLVTQNNLDCMAAPGSCSTPSHVLFADDVMVFMQASSHGLHALSDFMEEYAANSGQYVNKEKSLLFIGRPKSKGGLNLKNLFVLNQALLLKRGWDVVSKSSPSAIFLHERFLVDGLKSCSYYKKSSVWLGLKQVFPEITASLTSHTLPDKPLSDQVVWAKSSSGMLTSKEAYNSLLPLPPSVE; this is encoded by the exons ATGGTTTTGGGGGAGAATTTTAAGGCTTGCTGGTCTATGGTCTCTAGGGATGTGATTGCTGTTGTGTGTAACTTCTTTGAGTTGGCCTTTATTCCTCCTCACTTTAATTCTAATCGGACCATTCTAATTCCAAAGAAGTTGGAAGCGGAGAGTATATCTGATTACAGGCCAATAGCCTTggctaactttttttttatggttATCACCAAGATATTGGCGAATCGCTTGGGTCTGGTTGCCTCGAGGATTGTCTCCCCCAACCAGAGTGCTTTCATACGAG GTCCGAAAATATTACAATTAAATTTGATATTGCCAAGGCCTTTGATACTATTGATTGGAGCTTCCTTCTACGGGTTCTCCGAGCTTTTGGCTTCGACCCAGG AGGAGGTTCTTAGAAGGGGTATCTCGCAGCTCGTAACTCAAAATAATCTAGATTGCATGGCAGCTCCAGGATCTTGCTCAACCCCATCTCATGTTTTGTTTGCAGACGACGTAATGGTTTTCATGCAGGCTAGCTCTCATGGCCTCCATGCTCTTTCAGATTTTATGGAGGAGTATGCAGCCAATTCAGGGCAGTAtgttaataaggaaaaatcTCTCCTTTTTATTGGACG GCCTAAAAGCAAAGGCGGCTTAAACTTGAAAAACTTGTTTGTTTTGAATCAAGCTCTTCTTCTCAAGAGAGGGTGGGATGTGGTATCTAAATCCTCTCCATCTGCCATCTTTCTACATGAACGGTTTCTAGTGGATGGGCTGAAGTCTTGTAGCTACTATAAAAAGTCGTCTGTTTGGCTTGGGTTGAAGCAG GTTTTTCCAGAAATTACAGCTTCGCTTACTTCCCATACGCTGCCAGATAAGCCGTTAAGTGACCAGGTGGTTTGGGCTAAATCTTCATCGGGTATGTTAACTTCAAAGGAGGCATATAATTCCCTTCTCCCTCTTCCTCCCTCTGTGGAGTAG